The nucleotide sequence TCCCAATTGTACATTATGTCCAATCTTAATGTTTCCCTGGTAATCAAACTCATTCATTATCGCCTTGATCAGGGTAGATTTTCCTTGACCATTTTGCCCTACAAAAGCTATTTTACTTCCTCGTTCAATAAAAAGGTTAATGTCTTTAAAAATAATTTTATCATCAAATGCTTTTTGCACATTTTCCATTTCTAAAACTACTTTTCCGGGTGTGATTGAAACTGGAAAAGAAATATTCATCACAGAATTATCGTCTTCATCTACCTCAATCCGTTCCACTTTATCCAACTTTTTAATTAAAGATTGCGCCATGGAAGCTTTAGTGGCTTTATATCGAAATTTCTCGATTAATTTTTCGGTTTCTTCTATTTTTTTAGCTTGATTTTTCTGAGCCGCCAACTGCATTTCTCGCATCTCCTGCCTTAAAACCAAATATTGTGTGTAGGGCTTATTGAAATCATAGATTTTTCCTAATGAAATTTCTATGGTTCGGTTGGTGACATTGTCTAAGAACATTTTATCGTGCGATACCAACACCACAGCTCCTGAAAATGATTTTAAAAAGGTTTCCAACCATATAATCGATTCAATATCTAAGTGGTTTGTGGGTTCATCTAATAGCAAAATATCATTGTTTTGAAGCAATAGTTTTGCCAATTCAATACGCATGCGCCAACCCCCTGAAAAAGTATCGGTTAATTGATCAAAATCTGCACGTTTAAACCCTAAACCCAACAATACTTTCTCGGTGTTTCCTTGATATAAATAACCACCCAAAATATCAAACCGATGAGTTAAATCACTTACTTTTTCAATAATTTCGTGATATGCTTCTGATTCATAATCGGTTCTGTTAATCAATTCGGCATTCCATTTTGCCAATTCTTTCTCCACATACTGAATTTCATCAAAAGCCTGATACGCTTCCTCCAAAATGGTTCTTCCTTTTACAAAATCGATATCTTGCTTTAAAAAACCAATTTTAATTTCTTTGTCAAACGCAATGGTTCCGGAATCTGGTTCAACTTCGCCCGAAAGAATTTTTAACATGGTAGATTTTCCTGCCCCATTTTTCCCTACCAAACCTACTCTATCGCCAGCTCCCAAGCGAAAAGTTACATTTTCAAACAAAAAATCGCCGCTAAACGCAACCGACAAATCGTGTATATTAAGCATATTGCTATTTTATTAATTGTAATTTTTTGTAATATCTTGCTACATTGATATTGTGATCCAAAGGTACATTATTTTCTATGTTTTGATACAATTTATCTGCAAGATACGGCCCTAATAGCACGCCGCGTGTACCCAAACCGTTTAAAACATGAATATTTTTGTATTGATAGTGAGCACCCACCAAAGGTCTGCGGTCTTTAACAGTGGGGCGGACTCCTGCCACATGATCTATCACTTCATACGGACAAGAAATCAACTTTTCTAATCCTTCTAAAAGTTCTGCCCTTGCTTGCTGTGTTGGAACATCGGTTTTGTCAGCCCAATCGTAAGTAGCACCAATCTTGTACATATCATCTCCCAAAGGAATGATAAATATGTTTGATTTAACGATGCTATGCAGCTTCAAATTTGGAATTCGTACATAAAGCAATTCTCCTTTTGTTCCATCTAAAGGTAAAAGATTAAAAAAAGGATTGTTATGCATGGAAAAACCTTCGGCAAAAATTAAATGTTTCGCTTCTACATTTTTATAAATAACTCCTTCAGATTTCATATATACGTCCTCATAAATAAATTCCTCTTCAAGGAATAGTTCATGCGTTTTGAGAAACCTTTGATAGGCATTTATAAACCGACCTACATTTAAAAATCCGGTGTTATAAACTTCTCCGAACAAAAAGGGACTATCAATATGCGGAATCTCTTCTTTCTTAAGCTGCACATTCAAATGTGGAGCTGTCAAAGGATGATCACATGCTAAAAACCAATTATTTTGCTCTTCGATTGATGCAAATTTTCTGTAAATAGGTACTTTATAGTAAAAAGAATCTTGCAGTAATTTCTCCGCTTGCGGATAAAAGTTATGGGCCAAAGCGATTTGATCATCGGCCTCCCATATCGAAGTAAATCTTTTTAGAACCAATGGATTAAACATACCACCAGCAACTTGAGAGGAAGTTCGTTTTCCATGATCTATTACCACAAACGATTTATTGTTTTGCCAACAAAAATCCGCAAAACAAACGCCAGCTAATCCAGCACCTACAATTAAATAATCAACTTTCATAATAATAAAAAAAACTCTTATCAAATGATAAGAGTTTTATAGTTTAGATTACAAAATTAGTAATTCCATAAATCATCTTCAAATTCTCGGATCGATTCTTTGATACGCTCTGCTTCTAATAATTGCATCATGGCATTACCCTGTACATAGTCGCTAATATTTCTGTCTCCATAAATATTGTCCGCCTTATAAATTGTACTAGAGAACTTACGTGCATTGAACAGGTAGTCAAAGTTAATCTTCATTGCCGGATTTTTCTCATTATAAGCATACGAATTGTATAACACATCGCGTGCATCCGGGAAGAAAATCCAGAATAAAGGAACAGCTTGTTCAAACTCTCTACCTTTAGTATTTATATCTGTTACAACTGGTGCCAAACCTAACAAGCGGTATTTTAACTCTCCTGCATTGCGGTCTAAATACCACATACCCATCGTACGGTATTCTTGAACGTCATTAGGCCTAATTACTGTAGTATAAATATACTGCTCATCAATTTTACCCTCTAACATTAATTGCTCTTTACCATACTCTGTTGTATCCTTACGCATAAATTTAGATTCTAAGTCTTTTATATTTAATTTAAACTTAAAATTCTCGTCTTCATACACTTCATTGATCTTTTTGTTCATTACGGCATCTTTTAAAATGTTCCATAATGGTTTGCGATCCATGGTTTCTTCCATTGGAAAATAATACACCAAATTTTGTCTTTGGTCTAAAGGCAATACTTCCCATACTTTTTTCTGAAAAATAATATCGCGATCATTCACGTACTCATAAGGTATAGGTCCGTCAGCCTTTGCATAGATTTCTTCGATTGATTCATCACCAATCTCATTAGGCGACTGTGCATTTAAAATATTGTTCTGTGCAAAGGTTGCACCTGAAACAAATACTGCACAAGCCGTTAAAAATAAATTCTTAATATTTTTCATAAATTCGAATTTTTTATTGTATTGTATAAGTTGCGTCTGTTGGGTCTTTTACAATTACCTCAGGAGCTTCAACCAACTTAACTTTCATGTTTGTGATTCGTACTACATCACCAGGACGCAAACGGTTTGCTTTTGCTTGAACTTCAGGAGGAAGTGCACCACCACCATTAACAGTTTGAGAACCAATACCAGGGAATACAATGGTGTATTGAGTTACTCTCAAAGTTACATCAAAGTCAAAATCTTCCATTTTAGCAGTAACAGTTGATATAGCAAAATTGCTTGCAGGTCCTTTAGCATTAGGTTCATTTCGGATAAATCCGCGAGGACGAGGCAATGGTTTGATTCTAAATACTTGCTTTGATGAAATTGCTTTTCCATCAGGCATAGTACCTGTTGCAGTAATTACAGCTTCTTTACCAGCAGTAGGTTTAAACATAAACTTACCGTTACCAATTTTTCTTAAAGAACCATTTGTAGCAGAAGCAGTAACTTTATCAGATGTGATTCCTTCCACAGTAATAGAGATAGGGTTGTCTAATCCAATGTAAACTACATTCATTTTATCTGCTGAAATGGTTGCAGAACTTGGACGGCTAACCACCATATAGTTAGAGTTTAAGATATCTACTACAATCGGTTCACCATCTTCCATGAACGTAAATTTACCAGTAAATTTATGCTCTCCTAAGCCAGACGCAGTAGAAGTTCCTTCTACCTGACCTGCTTTAATTCTTGATTGAGGAATAGTTGCTCCATTTACCACAACCGAAGTTGGAACAGTTGAAGTATCATAACGACCCAATACTACTTTATACTTAATAGGCTCTCCTTGGTAATAAACTGCTTTATCAGGAATAACCATTGCTTGGTAATGCTTCATTGAAGCAGCTTGCTTTAAAGAATTTCCAAGGAATAAGTTATATGCTTCATGCTCTAATTGGCGCACATCGTTTTGCATTGATGATAAATAAGCCAAAGAAGAAACTGCTGGATAACCTTTAAAGTGATAATCTAAATAAGGAATATCTTTTCCATCTTTATTCTTAACATCACTTGTATTAAATCTCTTCTCAATATCATCAACAAGAAATTTATACTTAACATCGTTTCCTACAATAGCTTTAAAATCAGATTTGTATTTTGCAATACGTCCCATGATTTCTTTACCTTTTGCAGATAATCCTTCACCTTCAAACCAACCATAGTCAATTGTTTGACCTTTGTCCATTTGCTCGTAAGGCAATTTATTTGTTTCCGAGTCTATTTCAAAACCTTTAGTTGCATCGCTTTTTAAAGAACCTATATAATTATAAAATTCTGTGGAAAGCTTTTCAACTTGTTTTGCCTTTTCATAAGGATCGGTATAACGTGCAGGTTCATCTTCAGCTTTCATTGCCAAGCCTGCAAGTAATACTTTATTTGTATCCTCAGCATTTGCATTTGCTGATTCAAACTTTTCATTCATTAATCCAAAAGCGGTTAACACTTCTTTTGACATATTTAGGGCCATCATAGCGATGAACACAAGATACATCAGGTTAATCATCTTTTGTCTAGGGGTTTGTTTTCCAGATGCCATATCTAATTAGATTTTTTTAAGAGTTAATACTAATTAGCTGTTTTTCCCATAGCAGATAACATTCCACCATAAACTGCATTTAATGTAGATAAATTAGATGTTAATGACATCATTTGCTCTTTCAATTTCAAGTTGTTTTCTGCAACCTCTCTGTTGATGTCTGCATTTTTAGTAGCGCTCTCTAATTGTACTTTATACATTGTGTTTAAAGTTTCTAATTGAGAAGCCGCCGTAGCCATTTCCTCTGCATATCTGTTTGAAGAAGCAACTGCATCAACAGTTGGAGCAATTCCTTTTGCTGCCGATTCAAAGTTTTTGATACTGTCGCGTAAACTTTCCATTAAGTTTCCATCGATTTTAGCTTCTTTCAAAATATTATCTAATTTTTCAGACAATAAACTTCTTTCCATTGTTGGTTGTGCAACCGCTGGTTGAGAAGATACTGACGCTGCTGCATATGCAGGAGCTGTTGATCTTTGAGATGATGAAGATCCACCAACTGCAGAAGTTGAAACCGTACCAGTTACTCCTACATTACCTGCAACTTGCATTGCACGAGGCTCTCCGCCTTTTAATTCAGGGTACACTCTTGCCCAATCTAAATCTTCATCAACTGGTTCAAAAGCTGAAATTGCGAAGATTAATGCTTCTACTAATAGACCTACAGTTAACATATTATTACCGTTTAAAGGTCCCAATTCCATATGTGTGATTTTAAATAATGCACCTACGATTACAACTGCTGCTCCCATACCGTAGCAGAAATTCATTACTTTTTTAGGTATAGCCATCTTGTATAATATTTAATTTTAGTTAGTTAAATGTTTAAGTATAAATTATTTTGCGTTTCTTCCACTTTGAGGAGTATTTGCCTCGTTTAACAATCCTGGACCTGGAGCTGAAACTACAGTTCTAAAACCGATATAACAACGAGCTGAATCTGCATTTTCGCGATCGCGAGTTGCTACTTGTAGGAAATAACTTGGATCTCTCCATGAACCTCCACGAACCACTTTCATTGGGTTTGAAGTTGTTCTTCCTTTTGGTTTTAAACTAGATTGTAAAATGTAACTTTCTTCATCATAAGACGAATCTGTCCATTCTGCTACGTTACCCGCCATATTATAAAGGTTATAACCATTTGGCTTGTATGAACGTGCTTCTGCTGTGTATAATGCACCATCTATTGCATAATCACCTCTATCTGGTTTAAAGTTTGCTAAGAAACAAGCTTTTTCATCAGTGGTGTAAGGACCACCCCAAGGATACATTGCGCTTTTTAGACCTCCACGAGCTGCATATTCCCATTCAGATTCACTTGGAACGCGGTATTCATATAAGTTATGATCCATGTTTCTATCTGATGTGTATGCTTTTTTGTATAATGTTCTCCAAGCTGCAAATGCTTTTGCTTGGTGATGTGTAACACCAACTACTGGGTACTCACCATACGCTTCATGCCAAAAATATTCTTTAAACATTGGCTCGTTGTAGGAATAGTTGAAGTTTTTAACCCAAGCAGTAGTATCAGGATATACATTTACGATCTCTGTTTTAAGGAATTTAGCCTGACGGTTTCTTACCTCGTTCGAAGAATCGTTAATGTATGCGTTTTCGTCCCACCAAGAATATTTAAAGTTTAATTTATTCACATCGAAGGTAACCATTCCGTTTAAGTTTTGGTCTGCAGGAATGTATAACGAATCCATCACCTCTACATAGTATTCATCTGGGTAGCGGCGAGGGTCTGTTATTAATCGTGCTTTTTTGTTTAAACGACGACCAGCATATTCATCATCATCCATTGCCATACTGTAATAGTTATCATACATATAACGATCGTATGCTGTTTGATTTTGATTTAATGATGGATCTTGAACCTCTTGAAATGCAAACGCTCCAATTCCACCTGCAGTAGCATCCATACCCATTTCATCTGCCATAATAGCTAAACGGGTTCTGATAATAGAATCTTTAACGTGCTCTACAAACTTACGGTATTGGTTGTTTGTAATTTCCGTTTCATCCATGTACATTGAACCAATTGTAACAGTGCGTGCAGGGGCATCTTCAGCACCAAGTAAATCTTCGTGAGTTTTACCCATTGTAAAAGATCCACCTGGAATAAAAGCCATTCCCTGTGGCTTTTCGGTAATCCAACGTTTCCCTTGTACTCCATCTAGTAGTTCTCCTCTGTCACCAGAACCACAACTGAACAAAAGCGAGGCAACCGCAGAAAGTGTAATGAACTTCTTCATATATTAATTGGGGTTTTATTTTAAAAATTATTCAAAGCGTAAACCTATTTAATTATTTTTAAATATACAACGAAATCTTAAAAAAAAATTTAATTTATATTTAACAATTTAATTTTAAACATTCTTATCCTAGCAGTTTTTTGTTTGCCCGCCACCATCTTTCTGGCACTATATTTTGCAAAGATTGCTTGTAATCATCATAGCTACAAGGGAATAACACTTTGCGATTGGCATCCACTAAACTGTTAATTTCGATCCACCAGCGTTCTGAAACATCGCTTTTAAAAAAAATCAATTCTTGCTCTTCTAATGGAACAATGTATTTCATGTAACTGGATTTGCTAATATAAGGATATTCATTCATTCTAAAATTAAATCCTTCAACAAAATACCATAAAATTTGAGTAATTAGCAAACTTTTTTCTGATATATTATCAATATTAAAAACTCCAAAGCTACTTACACGGTCGCTTAATCCCGCGTAACGTGCTAATGCACAGATTTCTCGCCCATCAAAACCGTTTGGAAAAAATTCTGAAAAAAATCCTAAATCGGCCGATTTTATCGCATGAATATCTAAACTTACAATGTCTGCATCACGCAAAACCGGTTCGGCAATTTTTATATCGGTGATCAATTCTCCTAATCGATAGGCTTCAAAATACATTTTATCTATCAAATCGATTTCTTCTTGCGAATTAAAATAGGTTTGATACCCCAGCACACTGAAATTGTACAAATTTGCCGGTGTATCCATTATAATGTGGGTCATGAAATTTTCCGACGGATTTTCCACATCGTTCACCACATCTATTTTATTATCAATACAAACCAAATTCACATTTTGTTCCATGGCATCATAACCGCGATAAAGCCCATAGGTTAAATCTTGCGATCCTCCCAAAACAATGGGTACAATACGCTGTTTTAGCAAATCGGTCACCAGCATTTTAATGGCCACATAGGTATCTTGAATGGTTTCGCCGGCATGAATTGTTCCCAAATCTACCATTTTTTTTGTCCAATTACCAGGAAAAAGTTGATAGAAATTTTTTCGAAACGTATCAAAACCCACTTGATTGGTGGTTCCTGAACTGCCTCGGTTTTCGTTTACGGTAATCAATGCCAACTGCACATTTTCAAGATCAGGAAATGCGTTTTGCTTATGAATTGCCATTGTTTTTCCTAAGGAATGCTGCGGCAAGGTATCGATAAGTTGTTCTAATTCTTTAGAAATAGGCGTTAATATTTCGTACATCATCTGTTGCTATTTTTTTGTTGTACGTTTTGTGCTTTTTGTTGTTGTTTTCTTTGTGGATGCTTTTTTAGCTGTCGATTTTTTTGCAGCCGTCTTTTTTGCTGGAGCTTTTTGTTCGATCAGTTTTTGAATTTCTTCTAAGGTTAAAGCAGCTGCATCTACATCTTTGCTTAATTCAATTTTTACCTTTCCTTGCAAGATTACCGATCTGCCCCAACGTGCTTTTTCTACACGAATGCCTTCTTCCTTAAAATCGTGAATTACTTTATCTTTTTCTTTTTGAAGCTTATCTGCGATTAATTCTTCAATATCTGCTTGAGAAAGAGCATCAAAATTGTATTTTTTGTTTACGTTGATAAACATATTGTTCCATTTGATAAACGGTCCAAAACGTCCCACTCCTTTTTGAACAGGCAATCCTTGATAAATAGCAATAGGCGCATCGGCTTTTTGCTTTTCTTTTATCAATTCAATAGCGCGTTCCAGGCTCACATCTAGCGGTTCTTCGCCTTTGGCTAATGAAACAAACATATCTGCATAGCGCACATACGGGCCAAATCGTCCGTTGTTTACCTCAACTGTTTCGCCTTGATAGGTTCCTAAGTTTTTGGGCAACAAGAACAAAGTTAAGGCTTCTTCTAAGGTTATTGTTCCAATGTTTTGGGTAGGACTTAGACTTGCGAATTGTTTTTCTTCGTCTTCAGCATCGCCAATTTGCGCCATAGGACCAAATTTCCCTAAACGCACCAATACGGGTTTTCCTGTTTTGGGATCTTTTCCTAAAATACGTTCGCCTGATTCGCGCTCGGCATTTTTTTCCACATCGATCACATTGGGATGAAAATGACTGTAAAATTCATTCATCATTTTGGTCCAATCTAAATTTCCTTCGGCAATCTCATCGAAACTACCTTCCACGCGGGCTGTGAAATTATAATCTAAAATGGTTGCGAAATTCTTTACCAAGAAATCGGTAACAATATTTCCGATATCAGTAGGAATTAATTTTCCTTTATCAGCACCTACCTTCTCTATTTGTGTGCTTGTTTTGATGTTTCCGCTTTCTAAACGCAATAATTGATAGTTGCGCTCGGTACCTTCGGCAGTTCCTTTTTCCACATAATTTCTCGCAATAATGGTTGAAATGGTTGGCGCATAAGTTGACGGGCGACCAATTCCCAATTCCTCTAACTTTTTTACCAAAGCCGCTTCGGTGTAGCGCGCAGGTGGTCTTGAGAAACGTTCTGTTGCAGTGATGTAATTATTCTGCAAAGGCTCGTTTACTTTCATGGCAGGCAACAACCCTTCTTGTTCTTCGTCTTCGTCGTCGTTTCCTTCCAAATAAACCTTTAAAAAGCCTTCAAAAAGCAACACTTCACCTGTGGCAACAAAATGCTGGTTGTGCTTATCTGCAACAATAGTTACATTGGTACGCTCTAGCTGTGCATCGCTCATTTGCGAAGCAAGTGTACGCTTCCAGATGAGTTCATACAAACGAGCTTGGTCGCGGTCGACATTTACCGAATGGCGCGACATATCTGTTGGGCGAATAGCTTCGTGGGCTTCTTGTGCGCCTTTTGCCTTGGTGGAAAAATTTCGAGGTTTGCTGAATTCTTTTCCATACACGTTTACAATTTCTGTTTCGGCAGCTTTTATAGCATCTTGTGATAAGTTTACGCTATCGGTTCTCATGTAAGTAATCAACCCGCTTTCGTACAAGCGCTGTGCCAACATCATGGTTTGCGAAACCGAATAATACAGCTTGCGCGATGCTTCTTGTTGCAATGTGGAAGTGGTGAACGGTGCTGCCGGAGATTTTTTTGCCGGTTTGGTTTCTAAATCGGAAACCTTGAATGTGGCATTTATATTTTTTTCAAGAAAAGCCTGCGCTTCGTTTTGCGTTTTAAAGTTCTTTGGCAATTTTGCTTTGAACGATTTCCCGTTTGCCGCCACAAATTCTGCAGCAATATGAAATGATGACTCAGTCTGAAAACTTTCTATTTCGCGTTCGCGCTCTACAATTAAGCGAACCGAAACCGATTGCACACGACCGGCAGATAAACCTGCGCGCACTTTTTTCCATAGAACTGGCGACAATTCATAACCCACCAAACGGTCTAAAACGCGGCGTGCTTGTTGTGCATTTACCAAATTGTAATCAATGGTACGCGGATTTTCGATGGCTTTTTGAATGGCTGTTTTGGTAATTTCATGAAAAACAATACGTTTTGTGTTTTGTTCTTTCAACTTTAATTCTTCTGCTAAATGCCATGCAATTGCCTCTCCTTCGCGGTCTTCATCGGATGCCAACCAAACCGTTTCGGCTTTTTTTGATAAATCTTTTAATTTTTTTACTACAGCTTTTTTATCGGCAGAAACTTCGTATTTTGGTTTAAAATTATTCTCAATATCAACACCAATCTCTTTAGAAGGCAGATCGGCAATGTGCCCAAAGCTTGATTCTACCTGATAATCTTTCCCTAAAAATTTTTCTATTGTTTTTGCCTTTGCAGGCGACTCTACAATCACTAAGTTCTTTGCCATTCTTTTTTTATTTGAAAAGCAAAAGTATGTGATTTTTTTAAAATAGCCTTTTTTGATGCCATTTTAATTGTATTGTTTTAAATTTTGCGAAAGTGTTTTTTTAATAATATGGATTAATTCTTTGGGTTGGATCACTTTTATTTGGTGATTGTGCGAAAGGATTTCAGACACCAACTCCATGGTAGGAATTAACTGCAAGGTAATAATGGTTTTACCGTTTTCGATTTCGGTTTTTTGGGAAGGATGAATTGGCAACGTGCTGAAATATTTCCCATATTCAATGGATGTTTCTAGGATCACCGTTACTTTTTCACTGAATCCTTCCAGCGGTTTGGTGGTAACTCCCATAAAACGAGCAAAGTGTTTATGCACGTCTATTGTATCTTTTAAAATAAATTCGGTGGTGGCTTCGCAATCATACATTCGGTCTAGTGCAAACGTTTTTAGTGCCGGTATTTTGGAACCGTTTTTTATTTCAAATCCCACCACATACCAACGCTTTTTGCTTTCTTTCAAAGCCAAAGGCATCAATTTTCTACGGTCGCTTTTGTATTGATCAAATTTTTGGTAATTGAACTCTAAATGTTTTTTTGAGCAAATCGCATCTTTAATGCAATTATAATTTTCTAAACCAGTTGCCTTGCGTTCATCGATTAAAATAAAATTATTGGCAGAAACATCTTGGGCAATGTGCAACATTTTTAAACTTTCCAAAGTGAACAATTGTGTGTTTTTTGAAGTGTTTTGCAACTCATCTTGCACCAAAAGATATTTCTTTTTTACTTTATCAAAAATAATTTTAATTTTTAAAGACGATTCAATATCTTTTAAATCGCGCTGAAAGGTTCGCAAAGACACGCTGTGATCTTCATCTACAAACGCATTTTTTAGTTTATTGTTTAACTCATCAAAAGACAAACCACTGCTGCCATGTAGCTGAAAAAGTTCTACAATGCGGGTTAATCTGCTAATTAAATTGTGTTTACTTGCCATAATTCGTATCAAAAGTATTTTTAAAAAGAGCTTCAATAGCCTCTATGCCAAACAGATTGATGTTTCGCGTGCCTATTCCTGCAAAATTACTTGCGTTTATTTTTGGTAGTTCTGTAAGCGGTTTAAAATTCAAATAATAGGTATCCCAATACAGCCATTGTGCCGCTTGCTGGTCATACACAAACACTTTTTTGCCGCTGTTTATAGCCATTTGCACTGCCCAAGCGGTGCCGCCTTTTACTTGCAAACGATTGTTTATTAATTTTAGATTGGTAACTGCATAAACCTCATCAGCATTTTTCACTTGAAACCAGTTTCTAGCCAAAAATTTTAAATATTGATTTATTTTAGAACGCTTTAAAACTTCGTTTGCTTTCAGTACGTTTTCAACGCCTTCATTGAATTCGTCGGTAGTTAATTCGTATTTATTTTCTGAGTTGTGAAACTTTGTTCGATAGGAATAAGCCACAACCCGCACGTGAAATTTCTTTGAAAAAAATTCAAAATACGAATCGGCTCCCTCTGCCCCGCCCGAATGGCATGTGTAATGATAAACGGCTTTCATAAGCGTAAATATACAATTAAAAAACGACACACAATGACGTAATAAAAATATCTAAATTTCATCTGCCATCTTGTCATACTTTTAATTTTAATTGTATCTTTGCGAATTGATTTGAATACGATTGGGAATATATGGAAAAGGTTATTGAAGAACAAAAACAAGGAACAAGCTTAGTTTTAGATCCGCAAAAAAATAATACCAAAAAGTTATTTATAGAAAGCTATGGTTGCCAGATGAATTTTTCTGACAGCGAAATTGTAGCGTCGATTTTAGCCAACGAAGGATATAACACCACACAAAATTTAGAAGAAGCCGATTTGGTTTTGGTAAATACCTGCTCAATCCGCGATAAGGCAGAGCAAACAGTGCGCAAGCGTTTAGAGAAATACAATGCCGTAAAATCGATCAATCCGTCTATGAAAGTGGGCGTTTTGGGCTGTATGGCAGAACGTTTAAAAAGCAAGTTTTTAGAGGAAGAAAAAATTGTGGATATGGTGGTTGGTCCCGATGCTTACAAAGACATTCCTAATCTTTTGAAGGAAGTTGAAGAAGGGCGCGACGCTATTAATGTGATTCTTTCTAAAGACGAAACCTATGGCGATATTGCACCTGTTCGTTTAAACAGCAATGGGGTTACTGCTTTTGTTTCTATCACGCGTGGTTGCGACAATATGTGTACGTTTTGCGTGGTGCCGTTTACCCGCGGCCGTGAACGCAGTCGCGAACCGCA is from Paenimyroides aestuarii and encodes:
- the porN gene encoding type IX secretion system ring subunit PorN/GldN, translating into MKNIKNLFLTACAVFVSGATFAQNNILNAQSPNEIGDESIEEIYAKADGPIPYEYVNDRDIIFQKKVWEVLPLDQRQNLVYYFPMEETMDRKPLWNILKDAVMNKKINEVYEDENFKFKLNIKDLESKFMRKDTTEYGKEQLMLEGKIDEQYIYTTVIRPNDVQEYRTMGMWYLDRNAGELKYRLLGLAPVVTDINTKGREFEQAVPLFWIFFPDARDVLYNSYAYNEKNPAMKINFDYLFNARKFSSTIYKADNIYGDRNISDYVQGNAMMQLLEAERIKESIREFEDDLWNY
- the porL gene encoding type IX secretion system motor protein PorL/GldL, yielding MAIPKKVMNFCYGMGAAVVIVGALFKITHMELGPLNGNNMLTVGLLVEALIFAISAFEPVDEDLDWARVYPELKGGEPRAMQVAGNVGVTGTVSTSAVGGSSSSQRSTAPAYAAASVSSQPAVAQPTMERSLLSEKLDNILKEAKIDGNLMESLRDSIKNFESAAKGIAPTVDAVASSNRYAEEMATAASQLETLNTMYKVQLESATKNADINREVAENNLKLKEQMMSLTSNLSTLNAVYGGMLSAMGKTAN
- a CDS encoding ABC-F family ATP-binding cassette domain-containing protein, with protein sequence MLNIHDLSVAFSGDFLFENVTFRLGAGDRVGLVGKNGAGKSTMLKILSGEVEPDSGTIAFDKEIKIGFLKQDIDFVKGRTILEEAYQAFDEIQYVEKELAKWNAELINRTDYESEAYHEIIEKVSDLTHRFDILGGYLYQGNTEKVLLGLGFKRADFDQLTDTFSGGWRMRIELAKLLLQNNDILLLDEPTNHLDIESIIWLETFLKSFSGAVVLVSHDKMFLDNVTNRTIEISLGKIYDFNKPYTQYLVLRQEMREMQLAAQKNQAKKIEETEKLIEKFRYKATKASMAQSLIKKLDKVERIEVDEDDNSVMNISFPVSITPGKVVLEMENVQKAFDDKIIFKDINLFIERGSKIAFVGQNGQGKSTLIKAIMNEFDYQGNIKIGHNVQLGYFAQNQADYLDGEKTLLDTMIDAATDANRSKVRDMLGSFLFRGDDVDKKVKVLSGGERNRLALAMLLLKPINVLLMDEPTNHLDIKSKNVLKAALKNYEGTLLLVSHDRDFLQGMTDKVYEFKDQKIKEYLGDINYFLEERNASDMRDFEQKKEQTATVSVKEVQKVEKSLSYDEQKRIKTLNNKLSKAESIITELEKKIAKADLELAENYEQLMNDSKWFAAYEKLKTDLEQTMQEWEQVQEEIDAI
- the porK gene encoding T9SS ring complex lipoprotein PorK/GldK; this encodes MKKFITLSAVASLLFSCGSGDRGELLDGVQGKRWITEKPQGMAFIPGGSFTMGKTHEDLLGAEDAPARTVTIGSMYMDETEITNNQYRKFVEHVKDSIIRTRLAIMADEMGMDATAGGIGAFAFQEVQDPSLNQNQTAYDRYMYDNYYSMAMDDDEYAGRRLNKKARLITDPRRYPDEYYVEVMDSLYIPADQNLNGMVTFDVNKLNFKYSWWDENAYINDSSNEVRNRQAKFLKTEIVNVYPDTTAWVKNFNYSYNEPMFKEYFWHEAYGEYPVVGVTHHQAKAFAAWRTLYKKAYTSDRNMDHNLYEYRVPSESEWEYAARGGLKSAMYPWGGPYTTDEKACFLANFKPDRGDYAIDGALYTAEARSYKPNGYNLYNMAGNVAEWTDSSYDEESYILQSSLKPKGRTTSNPMKVVRGGSWRDPSYFLQVATRDRENADSARCYIGFRTVVSAPGPGLLNEANTPQSGRNAK
- a CDS encoding NAD(P)/FAD-dependent oxidoreductase, yielding MKVDYLIVGAGLAGVCFADFCWQNNKSFVVIDHGKRTSSQVAGGMFNPLVLKRFTSIWEADDQIALAHNFYPQAEKLLQDSFYYKVPIYRKFASIEEQNNWFLACDHPLTAPHLNVQLKKEEIPHIDSPFLFGEVYNTGFLNVGRFINAYQRFLKTHELFLEEEFIYEDVYMKSEGVIYKNVEAKHLIFAEGFSMHNNPFFNLLPLDGTKGELLYVRIPNLKLHSIVKSNIFIIPLGDDMYKIGATYDWADKTDVPTQQARAELLEGLEKLISCPYEVIDHVAGVRPTVKDRRPLVGAHYQYKNIHVLNGLGTRGVLLGPYLADKLYQNIENNVPLDHNINVARYYKKLQLIK
- the porM gene encoding type IX secretion system motor protein PorM/GldM → MASGKQTPRQKMINLMYLVFIAMMALNMSKEVLTAFGLMNEKFESANANAEDTNKVLLAGLAMKAEDEPARYTDPYEKAKQVEKLSTEFYNYIGSLKSDATKGFEIDSETNKLPYEQMDKGQTIDYGWFEGEGLSAKGKEIMGRIAKYKSDFKAIVGNDVKYKFLVDDIEKRFNTSDVKNKDGKDIPYLDYHFKGYPAVSSLAYLSSMQNDVRQLEHEAYNLFLGNSLKQAASMKHYQAMVIPDKAVYYQGEPIKYKVVLGRYDTSTVPTSVVVNGATIPQSRIKAGQVEGTSTASGLGEHKFTGKFTFMEDGEPIVVDILNSNYMVVSRPSSATISADKMNVVYIGLDNPISITVEGITSDKVTASATNGSLRKIGNGKFMFKPTAGKEAVITATGTMPDGKAISSKQVFRIKPLPRPRGFIRNEPNAKGPASNFAISTVTAKMEDFDFDVTLRVTQYTIVFPGIGSQTVNGGGALPPEVQAKANRLRPGDVVRITNMKVKLVEAPEVIVKDPTDATYTIQ